A single genomic interval of Scylla paramamosain isolate STU-SP2022 chromosome 12, ASM3559412v1, whole genome shotgun sequence harbors:
- the LOC135105529 gene encoding chromodomain-helicase-DNA-binding protein Mi-2 homolog: MVTNKEREIIIDAIRVLRSRRVRPSARKIAWYVRREHLLSEATTEAVLDELVESEDVLRVEYKGATSYRVAASWSKAALVRRRPTRTKVNVMNSEATCRALRMAVEACDPGGASKSQIEEKLVALGHGRLVDKLDVLLHREIRAGTLLRVETTHRTATLITYVVPADAPAPPPSPPSPVPEDEYNEETYRVEEMIEEVEEEDAQETKHNANVDEIKEEPLDEQLVACHSTKEPVLKRGLTGRRRGRPPLKSYSTPPASSRGRAPSRRNKRAKKVFDPSEGGLAVAGRKKAIHRCDVCFQTVGQHTVQEDLLVCHRCSARAHPSCLGYSAELAVRSRMGPWTCMDCKHCAICNMDHNIGTLIFCDECDRAYHLTCHQPPLNEQPQGSWICFACSPHSSQSPYDCLPGLPTPRDSPVPDDESRGSSGSWDNNIYDPEVPNVTHWTVEQIMEYFNEKGFKMVSDVFKEQDIDGTALLMLTRADVLMGLNLKLGPALKVYKHVRILQTRLTNPPLPGL, translated from the exons ATGGTTAccaacaaggaaagagaaattattattGACGCTATTCGAGTTCTCAGGTCTCGCCGAGTGAGACCCAGTGCTCGAAAGATTGCATGGTATGTAAGGCGTGAACACCTACTGTCGGAGGCGACGACGGAGGCCGTACTGGACGAGCTCGTGGAGAGTGAAGATGTACTGCGCGTTGAGTATAAGGGTGCTACTTCCTATCGTGTAGCAGCTTCATGGTCCAAGGCTGCCTTGGTGCGGCGCCGGCCCACTCGTACTAAAGTGAATGTTATGAACAGTGAGGCAACCTGTCGCGCTTTGCGGATGGCAGTTGAGGCATGCGACCCGGGCGGCGCCAGCAAGAGCCAAATTGAAGAAAAGTTGGTCGCCCTTGGACATGGACGTTTGGTAGACAAGCTGGACGTGCTGCTTCATCGCGAGATTCGTGCTGGGACACTTCTGCGTGTTGAGACAACTCACCGCACCGCTACTCTCATCACCTACGTGGTACCCGCCGACGCCCCTGCacctcccccatcaccaccctctCCTGTCCCCGAGGATGAGTACAACGAGGAAACTTACCGAGTCGAAGAAATGAttgaggaagtagaagaagaggacgctCAGGAGACAAAACACAACGCTAACGtggatgaaattaaagaagaaccaTTAGATGAACAACTGGTCGCTTGCCATTCAACCAAGGAGCCCGTCCTGAAGCGAGGCCTGACCGGCCGGCGGCGCGGGCGGCCCCCACTCAAGAGTTACTCCACCCCTCCGGCCTCGTCACGGGGTCGAGCACCATCCCGTCGCAATAAG AGAGCCAAGAAAGTGTTCGACCCTAGCGAGGGAGGGCTGGCCGTGGCGGGTCGCAAGAAAGCCATCCACCGGTGTGACGTGTGCTTCCAGACAGTCGGGCAACACACGGTTCAGGAAGATCTGTTGGTGTGTCACAGATGCTCAGCCAGAG ctCATCCAAGCTGTCTGGGATACAGTGCAGAATTGGCTGTTCGTAGTCGGATGGGACCATGGACATGCATGGACTGCAAGCATTGTGCCATATGCAATATGGACCACAATATT GGCACCCTGATCTTCTGTGATGAGTGTGACAGAGCTTACCACCTCACCTGCCACCAACCTCCCTTGAATGAGCAGCCACAGGGGTCCTGGATATGTTTTGCTTGCTCTCCACACTCCTCACAAAGTC CATATGACTGCTTACCTGGTCTTCCAACTCCACGAGACTCCCCAGTACCTGATGATGAAAGCCGTGGCTCCAGTGGGTCATGGGACAACAATATCTATGACCCAGAGGTTCCCAATGTCACTCATTGGACTGTTGAACAGATTATGGAATACTTTAACGAGAAAGGATTCAAGATGGTCTCAGATGTCTTTAAAGAGCAG GACATTGATGGAACAGCACTACTGATGCTCACTCGTGCAGATGTGCTGATGGGCCTCAATCTGAAGTTGGGCCCAGCACTTAAGGTGTATAAGCATGTAAGGATCCTCCAAACCAGACTTACAAACCCTCCGCTTCCTGGACTGTAG
- the LOC135105527 gene encoding uncharacterized protein LOC135105527: MGEVRKNKVGPRTSQEQDSGGVRRGPGSPVRPPPTLRRSSLISFEGDDENSRVEVKTGCCGLDPTTGRGKQIHLLQILLLPFIPILALIIQNSINMVTVLEYQYDMQETIDQVQISTGLGNVTEALQSERAEIAFYLFTNDSVIRGNLTEHFKYTNMLLDDLIWPVFRQEHELFNNKILFRIRLDDFRDKITKFDTPSVEGGIAFYNKANYIFLDQLTSEINEKDAAGVWRPLLAYKNIIRAIEHLGISMVFGLQYFGRGALNQKSYIAFVTNDALGYDFLNTSQNFEFWITDRYKNLQKTYPWYANITRRRLEVLGRAKIEPDFDKATEYFYAMLGYLDALQKIQYEIRHVIERTLVSEMNASNSHVVIGIALLCVVLLISPVIILLVRMMTRTLQAFSDTLIHKTHELAYEKKRSDMLLYQMLPPSVAQQLKQHRDVSAETYESVTIYFSDIVGFTELSSESTPMQVISLLNALYKMFDSRIELYDVYKIETIGEVYMVASGVPQRIGKDHAAEIASMALDLLHGTEKFLIPHMPGERLQIRMGVHSGPVVAGVVGTKMPRYCLFGDSVNTASRMESTGLPFKIHISSDTKNALDRVGGFIVNLRGEMEIKGKGFMQTYWLIGKHGAVSDRQPLEERQEEMDVMAENPHSEKVRQAQMNVFTPSGMLEFFSKLCSLC, translated from the exons ATGGGGGAGGTCCGCAAGAACAAGGTGGGCCCACGGACATCTCAAGAACAGGACAGCGGCGGCGTGCGGCGGGGGCCAGGCTCCCCCGTCAGGCCGCCGCCCACCCTCCGTCGCTCGTCGCTCATCAGCTTCGAGGGGGACGATGAGAACAGCCGAGTGGAG GTGAAGACAGGTTGTTGTGGGCTGGATCCCACCACAGGACGCGGCAAGCAAATTCACTTGCTGCAGATCTTGCTGCTGCCCTTTATCCCCATCCTGGCGCTCATCATCCAGAACTCCATCAACATGGTGACTGTGCTCGAGTACCAGTACGACATGCAGGAAACCATTGACCAG GTCCAGATCAGCACGGGTCTGGGCAACGTGACAGAGGCCCTGCAGTCCGAGAGAGCAGAGATCGCTTTCTATCTCTTCACCAACGATTCCGTGATCCGCGGGAATCTGACGGAACACTTCAAGTACACCAACATGCTTCTGGACGATCTCATCTGGCCGGTGTTTCGTCAGGAACACGAACTCTTCAACAACAAGATTCTATTCCGCATCCGTTTGGACGACTTCCGCGACAAGATCACCAAGTTCGACACCCCGTCAGTGGAGGGAGGCATCGCTTTCTACAACAAAGCCAATTACATCTTCCTCGATCAG TTAACGAGTGAGATCAACGAGAAGGACGCGGCGGGAGTGTGGCGGCCGCTGTTGGCTTACAAGAACATCATCCGGGCCATCGAGCACCTGGGCATCTCCATGGTGTTTGGCCTACAGTACTTTGGCCGCGGGGCTCTCAACCAGAAGAGCTACATTGCCTTCGTCACCAATGACGCCCTTGGCTACGACTTCCTCAACACTAGTCAAAACTTTGAATTCTGGATCACGGACAG gtacaagAATTTACAGAAAACTTATCCCTGGTACGCTAACATTACCCGGCGCCGGCTGGAGGTTCTGGGACGAGCTAAGATCGAGCCGGACTTCGACAAGGCCACCGAGTACTTCTACGCTATGCTGGGCTACCTGGACGCCCTGCAGAAAATCCAGTATGAGATTAG gCACGTGATCGAACGCACACTTGTCTCTGAGATGAACGCCTCCAACAGCCACGTGGTGATCGGCATCGCTCTGCTTTGCGTGGTGCTTCTCATCTCACCTGTCATCATCCTCTTGGTGCGGATGATGACACGTACACTGCAG GCCTTCTCGGACACACTGATTCACAAGACACACGAGTTAGCCTACGAGAAGAAGCGTTCGGATATGCTCCTCTACCAGATGCTGCCGCCCTCTGTCGCCCAGCAGCTCAAGCAACACCGGGACGTGTCAGCTGAAACCTATGAGTCCGTCACCATTTACTTCTCTGACATCGTGGGCTTTACCGAACTGTCCTCAGAGAGCACTCCAATGCAG gtGATCTCTCTCCTGAATGCTCTCTACAAGATGTTTGACTCCCGAATTGAACTCTACGACGTGTACAAGATCGAGACCATCGGAGAGGTGTACATGGTTGCCAGCGGCGTTCCCCAGAGGATAG GAAAGGATCATGCCGCAGAGATTGCCTCCATGGCCCTCGATCTCCTTCACGGGACCGAGAAATTCCTCATCCCACACATGCCTGGCGAGCGTCTGCAGATCCGCATGGGTGTGCACTCTGGTCCCGTTGTGGCCGGCGTGGTGGGGACCAAAATGCCGCGCTACTGCCTCTTCGGAGACTCAGTCAACACCGCCTCAAGAATGGAGTCAACAGGCCTTC CCTTCAAGATCCACATTTCATCGGACACCAAGAACGCGCTGGACCGGGTCGGGGGATTCATCGTGAACCTCCGCGGTGAAATGGAAATTAAG ggcAAGGGCTTCATGCAAACATACTGGCTTATCGGGAAGCACGGGGCGGTGAGCGATCGACAGCCGCTGGAGGAGAGGCAAGAGGAGATGGACGTGATGGCGGAGAACCCTCACAGCGAGAAG GTTCGGCAAGCACAAATGAACGTCTTCACACCGAGTGGAATGCTAGAGTTTTTCTCTAAGCTGTGTTCCCTGTGCTAG